One Methanomicrobiales archaeon genomic window carries:
- a CDS encoding PIN domain-containing protein, with translation MVRAARFHGHRRVLSQSLSTRICTAKSLSPREAIAYVKERPGISNTLSIPYTVTREVREQHNLRMLDTSDVLDEPLQISQQQGLLFSDALPAASARKHHADHVATNDRDF, from the coding sequence ATGGTACGGGCTGCTCGATTCCACGGTCATCGACGAGTTCTTTCACAAAGCCTTTCCACCCGGATCTGCACCGCCAAGTCCCTTTCACCACGGGAAGCGATTGCATATGTCAAGGAGCGCCCGGGGATCTCGAACACGTTGAGCATCCCCTATACCGTGACCCGGGAAGTACGGGAGCAGCACAACCTTCGGATGCTGGATACCTCGGATGTCCTGGATGAACCCCTCCAGATCTCGCAGCAGCAGGGATTGTTGTTCTCCGATGCACTTCCTGCTGCGTCGGCACGCAAGCACCATGCCGACCACGTCGCGACGAATGACCGGGATTTTTGA